In the genome of Myxococcales bacterium, the window TGATTCCTCCAGCTCCGACGACGCTACAACCCCCGAACCTCCCGCCGGCACCTGGATCGACTACGACACCGGCCTGATGTGGCAGAAAGAGATTGTCGATAATTGTTATGGCCTTTATTACACCTGGGATCTGGCGATTGGATATTGCGATTCGTTGGAGTTGGCCGGCTTTTCGGATTGGCGGTTGCCGACGATTTCCGAGTTGCGCTCGCTGGTGCGCGGTTGCGAAGTGACGATGACCGGCGGCGATAACGTACAAT includes:
- a CDS encoding DUF1566 domain-containing protein codes for the protein MIIFLNKYSPLLMMGFLFLLLFFSCHDDGDDSSSSDDATTPEPPAGTWIDYDTGLMWQKEIVDNCYGLYYTWDLAIGYCDSLELAGFSDWRLPTISELRSLVRGCEVTMTGGDNVQFLSHFGILKESSNRLKVESSPNNPMTEGGLYGDEGIESGNRTS